The following nucleotide sequence is from Nitratidesulfovibrio termitidis HI1.
GCCCGTGCGGCCAGCCTGGGCGCGCTGTGCAAGGGCACATGGGGGGCGAAGGTGGTGCTGGTGCACACCCGGCGGGTGTCCTATCCGCTGGGTCGGGGCCTGAGCCGCCGCAAGTACCTGGCGGCGGACGCGGTGGCGGCGGTCAGCGCGGAGACGGGCGGCGTGCTGGCGGCGGCCGGACTGGACCCGGCGCACATCACGGTGATCCATTCCGGCATTGATCCCACCCGCTACTTTCCCCGGCGCGAACGCGGCGACAGCCGCTTCGTGTTCGGCATGGTGGGCGCGCTTACCCCGCAGAAGGGACACACGGTGCTCATCGAGGCGCTGGCGGCCTTGCAGGCGTACGAAACCGTGGACGCGGAGGGCGATGTCGGCGGCCCGGACGGTGCCCCCATGCCTGCCTGGGAGGTGCGCGTGGTGGGCGAAGGCCCGCTGTTCGGCACCCTGCTGGACCGCGCCGACGAACTGGGTGTCTCCTCGCGCATGGCCTTTCTGGGGCGGCAGGACAGCCGTCGCATGCTGCCCGACTGCGATGCGCTGGTGGTGCCATCCGTGCACGGCGAAGGCAGCAGCGGGGTGATCAAGGAAGGCTGGGTCACCGGGCTGCCGGTGATCTGTTCCGGCCTTGCCTCCAACCTGGAACTGGTGCGCGACGGCGAGAACGGTCTGGCGGTGCCCCCCGGCGATGCCGAGGCGCTGGCCGAGGCAATGCGCCGCGTCGCCACGGATGCCACCCTGCGTGAACGCCTGACTGCGGGCGGCACGGCCAGCGTCGCCCACTATACCGATGCGCGCATGGCAGAAGCCTACATGGCCCTGTATCGCCGCCTGCGGTAGCATCCCCGCCGCCCGGTGGATACCTTGCCCGGCGGCGTCGCATTTTCCAACATCCTGCCATTCGGAAATCCCGTAACGTTCCGGCAGGGCTGCGCCTTGCCCGGCGGTGGCGCCGCGCCCTTTGCCCCGCACCCGATTCGGCCCGATTCGGCCCGATATGGACCCGATGCGGGCCATGTCCGCGCCGCGCTTTCCGGAAACGCCATGCCCATTGCAGCATGTTCTCAGCCTGCAAGTGCATACTGCTGTATGCGCAAAAGGGGTGTTCATCGATTGATGCGTACCATGCAGCGCCGTGGGGATATCTATGGTTCTCGACACGGGGTTGTTCCACATGATGTGCGTGGTGCCGTGCGCCCTTGCCGGGCATGCCGTGCTGCAATTACCAAGAGCCATCCTGGTTCGCATACCTTGTGCCAAAGCGCCAAAGGTAGGGTTTGCCCGCAGTGACACGGGGGCACGGCGCGGTATAGATACACCGGAAGTGAGCCGCGAGGGGGATTCTCCATGACTTGGGTGTTCATGATCGTGGCGCTGGCGGTGCTGGTCATCCTCATCGCCCGCGACCGGTGATGCCCCTGCGGCAGCCGTGCGCCAGCGGCGAAACGGATACGGAGAGGGCAGGGATTGCGAGAAAGGGGGCGGACGAGTCATCGTCCGCCCCCTTTCTCGCGTACGCTACCGCCGGTCCTGCGGCGCGTGGCGTACGCCGCCACGCAGGGGCAGGCGGCATTGACTGCCGTCGTCAGCGCCGGAGTGGGCGTGCCTTTCCCCCGTCCTGCAGGGGCATCCGCAAGTGACAGGGGCCGGACGAGTCATCGTCCGGCCCCTGTTGTCGTTTGTCGTCAGTCGGCGCTGCGGAATGTCCGCCACGCCGTGCGTCCGGCTAGCTGGCCGGGGCCGCGGCGGGTGCGGGCGGCGGGATCAGCCTAGTCTGGCCGTCCCACACGCGCGGCGCCTTGGGCAACAGCGGAATGTACTTGAACCACTTGTGGGTGGCCATGTGGGCCGGGTCCATTTGCAGTTCGCGGCTGTGCTTCAGGATGGGCGGCACAATCTTGTGGATGTCGCCGTCCAGGTCCTTGGCGGTGGTGAAGGCCGCCGCGCGGATGGCCACGTCCACCGCCTTCTGGCTGTACTGCTGCGACTGGGCCAGGGTGTTCAGGGCCTTGGTGGGGTTGTGGAAGCCCACGCTGTTTT
It contains:
- a CDS encoding glycosyltransferase family 4 protein yields the protein MTTDTTMHIILLDLGREMRGGQLQVFYLARALHHSDGFSVVVACPAGSPLAREAAAAGISVLPLPGRRSWSPRALLALRREARGHSRVVLHTHDARAASLGALCKGTWGAKVVLVHTRRVSYPLGRGLSRRKYLAADAVAAVSAETGGVLAAAGLDPAHITVIHSGIDPTRYFPRRERGDSRFVFGMVGALTPQKGHTVLIEALAALQAYETVDAEGDVGGPDGAPMPAWEVRVVGEGPLFGTLLDRADELGVSSRMAFLGRQDSRRMLPDCDALVVPSVHGEGSSGVIKEGWVTGLPVICSGLASNLELVRDGENGLAVPPGDAEALAEAMRRVATDATLRERLTAGGTASVAHYTDARMAEAYMALYRRLR